In Cicer arietinum cultivar CDC Frontier isolate Library 1 chromosome 1, Cicar.CDCFrontier_v2.0, whole genome shotgun sequence, one DNA window encodes the following:
- the LOC101503977 gene encoding autophagy-related protein 8C-like, with protein sequence MSKPSFKIQHPLERRQAEASRIREKYPDRVPVIVEKAGRSDIADIDKKKYLVPADLSVGQFVYVVRKRIKLSAEKAIFVFINNTLPPTAALMSALYEEHKDEDGFLYMTYSGENTFGSH encoded by the exons ATGTCTAAGCCCTCCTTCAAGATTCAACATCCTCTGG AAAGAAGACAGGCTGAAGCTTCTCGCATTAGAGAGAAGTATCCCGATAGAGTACCT GTGATTGTGGAGAAAGCTGGAAGAAGTGACATTGCAGACATTGACAAGAAGAA GTACCTTGTCCCAGCTGACTTGTCTGTTGGTCAATTTGTCTATGTTGTCCGCAAAAGAATTAAGCTCAGTGCAGAGAAGGCTATCTTTGTTTTCATCAATAACACTCTACCTCCAACTG CTGCTCTGATGTCTGCTCTTTATGAGGAACATAAGGATGAGGATGGCTTTCTTTACATGACTTACAGTGGAGAGAACACCTTTGGATCTCACTAG